GTGTGGAAGTCGATCAGCTTGCGGGGCATGCGGCGTCGCTATTGCTGCTCCGTGCGTGGATGCCGGTCATGCAGGAAAACGGCGAGCTGTTCGCGCAGGGATTCGTCGCGCTCGGTGTGATGCCCGGCCACGACGGCATCCTCGAACAATCGCTGCTGTATATCCTGCGGCAGCTTGCCCCAGGCCTTGATCACGGCTTTGCCGAGCGCCACGGCGTAGCGTGTATCTGTTTCCGCGTAGCGTGTGTCTGTGTCGATCGTCATGGCTCACCCCGCTATTCGCCCGGTAACGCAAAAAGGGCGAGAGGAGTTCCGTAACGGTCAATCGCCGACGGCAGCGCGAGGCGCGTCGAACAGGCCATCGAGATAGCCGGGGCGGTGGCGGTTTTCCCGGATCAGGAAATCCTGCGCCACTTCGGTCAGCCGCATGGTCAGCGCCCCTGCGACCTGTTCGATATCCGGCCGGCCATATTCGCGAACGATCGCACGGACCGCATCGACGTGCTGATCGATCAGCAGCAGCGGAATGCGATCGTGTTTTGGCGAATGCTCCAGAAGCATGCAAAGGCTGTTGGCCACCGGCGTGGTGAGCGGATAGCCGAATGTCGCGGCGTCGCCTTTCAGGTCATGGGCGGAATGAAACAATTCGGCGGTGGTCGCTTTGTTGAAGCCGTGCTGCCTGATGCTGGCGCGGGCCGCATCGAGACGGTCGCATTCCTTGACCATCCAATCGGCGAACTCGCTCGATAATTGCTCCATTGCCGCTTCAGCACGGGCGACGGGATCGTCATCGGGCAGCGAAACCCGCGCAATCGCCTTCGCCAGCGTGTTGACCGGCTTGATGATCTCGTGATCGGCAAAGGTGAGAACGCCAGGACGGTCATTGTAATGACGATCATTGTTATCGTTTGTCATGACGGCCCCATCAGCTCGATATATTCGCTTTGTCGTAAAGCGAATGCTGCTCGATGATGTCTGCCTTTTCTCCCTTGCGGCGTTCCGGTCCGGTATAGTTCGAGACGACACCACGCCGGCGATCGGGGCCGAAATAGGTCTTGGTCCGCACGAATGGCCGCGGGTTGATCACCACATTGAGAATGCGCTCATAGAGCGCCTTGGCCGATAGCGGCTTGGCCAGGAATTCGGTGACGCCGGCGTCGCGCGCCGCCATCACATGTTTCTTTTCCGAATGTCCCGTCACCATGATGATCGGCACGAACGGGTTGGCGTTTGCACCCGGCTGGCGGATCATCCGTGTCAGTTCCAGCCCGTCGAAGATCGGCATGGCCCAGTCGGTGATGACGATATCGGGGACGTGCTGCATGAAGGCTTCGAGGCCTGCGGCGCCGTCTTCCGCTTCAATGACCTCGCGCGCGCCGAAACTGTGCAACAGGGTGCGCAAAATGCGCCGCATATGTGCATTGTCGTCGATGATGACGAAACGCAGGCGATTGAAGTCGATGCGGGCAGCCATAGCGAAGCGAGGACGAAAGTCGCGGGAAAGCCAAGCTACGGTTGCCGCATTAACGAAGCCCTAACCATACCAGGGCGCGACGGCCAGTGCGCTAATAACCAAATTGCTCGCGCAGAATCCGCTCGTCGAGGCTGTGGCCCGGATCGAACAGCATGTGCATCGAGATGGCATGATCCATGGAGATTTCGACCCGCACGACATCGCGCATTTCGGCATGGTCGGCCACCGCGGCCACCGGACGTTTGACCGGATCCAGCACGTCGACCGCGACGCGTGCCGTATCCGGAAGCAGCGCGCCATGCCAGCGGCGCGGGCGGAACGGGCTGATCGGGGTGAGGGCGAGGAGCGGGGCCTTGATCGGGATGATCGGCCCTTGCACCGACAGGTTATAGGCGGTGGAGCCGGCCGGAGTGGCGACCATGACGCCGTCGGCGACTAGCTCCGGCAGCCGCTCCTTGCCGTCGATCAGGATCCGCAGCCGCGCCGCCTGGTAGGTCTGCCGGAAGATCGAGACTTCGTTGATGGCATAATGCTCGACGCTTGCGCCGTCGTTGTCGCGTGCGAGCATGACGAGCGGGTGAATGACCGTCGGCTCGGCCGCGGCGAGGCGTTCGGGCAGGCCGTCCAGCTGGAATTCGTTCATCAGGAAGCCGACGGTGCCGCGATGCATGCCATAGATCGGCTTGCCGCTGCGCATCAGGCTGCGTAGCGTCTGCAGCATGAGGCCGTCGCCGCCCAGTGCGACGATGACATCGGCTTGCGCCGGCTCGCAATTGCCGTAGCGATTGACGAGATGCGCGTGCGCCTCGACCGCCTCCGGGCTCTGGCTCGCCACGAAGGCGATCTTGTCGTACCGGCGGGCCGGGCTCATCGGTCGCCCCTCGCACTTCCTGTCGCAATTGCTATAACGCGGTCCGCTGAAAGTTAAGGCAAGAGGTGTCAGATGGAACGCGTGGTGCTCGTCTATACGACTTATCCGTCGCTTGTCGAGGCGGAGAAAGCCGGGCGGGATGTGGTCGAGCAGCGGCTGGCGGCTTGCGTCAATATCCTGCCGGGCATGGTGTCGCATTACTGGTGGGAGGGGAAAATCGAGCGGGGGCAGGAGGCGGTGATGATCGTCAAGACGAGAGCTTCGTTTTCCGACCGTGTCCGCAGGGCGCTGAAGGCCTCGCACCCCAACAAGACGCCGGCCATCATGGTGATCCCGACCGAAATGGTCGAGGACACGTATCTGCGCTGGATCATGCAGGAGACCGATCGCGCCGCGCTGGCGTGAGTTAGCCGATGCCTGGTTTAACCACGCGGTGACAGCGAGCAGTCTGCACCCTCTCCCGTGTGGGGAGAGGGTTGGGTGAGCGGGATCAGCTATTCATCAGGACCCAAACCCCTCACCCGACCGAGCTGAGCTCGGCCGAACCTCTCCAAAACGGAGAGGCGGGGCATCAACGCTGCTTACCCATGATGCAACCGTCGATGAACATCATGACGGCCATGTCCTGACCGTCATCGTCGCTGCTGGTGCCGCTCAGGCGGAAGCCTCGTGATGTCGCAAGATTCAGGCAGTCATTGAAGGTTTGACCGTGCTTTGCTTTCATTTCACTCATCATCTCACTCACGCTGCGTCTCTGGGATTGCGCGAGAGCGCTGGTGGCGAAGCTAACCGTGGCGAGCGCGGTGATGGCAACAATCAAAGTTCGCATGAGTTGCTCCTTCTGCAAAAGCGGCCGTAGCGTGCTAGGGCGCGAGTGGGGAGATCGACGCAAGTCTTGATTTGAAAACAGGCTTGGTTTTTTTAAGTTTTTTGATCAGCGAAGTTCATCAACGGCGCTTCGGCTGATGCCGGTCACTTCCGCTGAGAATTTGGATGCAATCACGACGGACGTCGATGTCATCACGGCGATGTGCGCAGACGACGTCGGATGGTTTATTCGCGATTACTGTTTCAAGGCGATTTTATCTTTCAATGGATCAAGATCGTTCTCGCCGACGTGAGTGATCGAAAAACACTTTTGTCGCACCAGCCCATTCCGCCCCATCCTTCGAGACGTTGCTTGGCAACGCTCCTCAGGATGAGGCCGATTGCAATCAGCAAGGTTGCAATCTCAATACACATGCAGCGGCAATAATCCGCCGGGCCCGATGATGAGGCCCCAGGCCTCGTCGGCGCCGACCGTGATCGTTTCGCGTTCCGACCTGCCGCCGATCTTGAGCGAAACCTGATACTGGCCGGGCGCGAGATCGAGCATCGGCCCGTCCGGATTCTTCGCGCCAGCGCCGGGCTTCACCCGGAAGGTCTGCTTGTTGATCGTGACGACCGCTTCGCTGTCGCCCGGATTGCCGATCAGCACCTTGGCCTGGCCCGGCTTCGGCAACACGCCCGCCTTCTGCGCAACCTCCGGCTTGCGCAAGGCGAGCCGTACTTGCGTATCGTTGCCCTTGCGTTCGAGCGTGAGCACGGCCGGTCCCTCCGGCGCCGTGAAAGCGGCTTGCGAACGCACTTCGCTGACCGACGCGCCCTGAGCTTCGCTCCAGCCGCGCGCGGTCAGTTCGCGCCGATAGAAGGCAAGCATGGTCGCGACATCCATTGGCACGGTGGCGTTGAGCACGACACGGTATTGCGTACGCTCGCTGCCGCTCGCTGTGCGGCGTTTCGGGACGGGATGGCCGGCGACATCCTCGGCCGTCAGATCGTCGTCGTTGAATTGTTGCGTTACTTTCGCTGCGGCGGCTGTTTTGCCCGGTGGCTGTGCCGCCGCGGTGACGAGGCCCGAGCCCGAGGCGCGCACCCGCACGCCCTGACCGAACTGCATGATGGTGAAGGAGAGCTTCTGGCCGCCCTTGGTGAAGTCTAACACCACCATATTGTCGCGGTCGATGGTCGGCTTGCGCGTGCTCCAGCCCGCGTTCGTCATCTCGGCTTTGTAGAAGGCGGCGAGCGAACGCACGTTCGGGCCGCCCATGAATTCCAGTTCGCCCTTGTCGCCATTGAATGCGACGTCATCGGCGCTCTCCGGTACCGGCACCGGTGCGGCATTGTCGCTCTTTGCCCGCAAGACTGTGACCGGCGCGTCGCTCTTGGCGGCGGGCGCTGCGGGGGCGCGCAGCGACTGCTGCACGTCGCGCAGCACATTGTCGATCTGCGCGTTGATCTGTGCATCGATGGCCGCGCTTGCGCGTTCATGTTGTTCGCGCGCGGCGGCCTTCGCCCGTGCTTGCTCCGGAGTTTCGGCCGGCGGCGTCTGCCGCTGTTCGGCGGTGAGCACGCGAGCGGTGGTCGGCGTGATGTCGATGCGTGTGCGGCCTTCGTCGTTGCGTGTCAGCGAGAGCACGAGGATCTTCTGGTTGTCGCGGGTAAAGAAGGTGAGCGCGCCTTTCTCCGACACCTGTTCGGGCTTTCCCGCCCAGGGCTGATAACCGAGTGCGGCCATGTCCTTGCGGAAGAAATCGAGCAGCGCCGCGACCGTCTCCCCCGACACGGCGCGCAGATGCGGGCGCTCGGGCGCGAAGCCGATCTCGGTCGCGTCCTTCGGGAAGGGCAGGTCGTTGGCGAGCGCATTGGCGCTGTAGCTCACACTCGTCGCGTTGCCCTGCGCAGGGGCCGCAGTGACGAAGGCGACGATCGCCTGCGCTCCCTTCTTGAAGGTCATGATCCGTTGCGGCGCGTCCGGCGCGCTCTGCGAGAACGGATCGCCATAGGTCTGCCAGCCTGCGGCGGCGAGCGCCCTGACAACGGCTTCGGCCGCCTGCGCGACACTGCCCGAGGTCGTGTAGATGGTCGAGGCCGGGCCGGCATAGGTCAGCTTGGCTCCGGCGACGCGCGGCAGCGTCGCGGTGTCGAGACCTTGCGCCAAAGCGGGAGTCAGGCCTGCAAGGCTGCCGAGAACGATGACGGAAAAGAAGGTGCGGCGCGCCGCGCGGATCATGAGTTTGCCCCTGATGGAAATTTTTGGTGCGTTGGAAAAGCTTTGGAATACGTTCGTCGCGTGAGGGCGGGAAAGGTTCAATAGATGCAGGGAGGGTGGGACTGAAGCGTTTCAGCGCAAGACATAGCGGCCTTCATCGAATTGATGCAAATTCGATGGAGTCACAAAACGGTGAGATCGCTCAGCGTTGTAAGGCGGGTTAGCGCAGCGTAACCCGCCGTCGTTGCGTTTGCGATGGTGGGTTACGCGATCGGGCCACGCGTCGCGTGCCGTCG
The genomic region above belongs to Pseudorhodoplanes sinuspersici and contains:
- a CDS encoding response regulator, coding for MAARIDFNRLRFVIIDDNAHMRRILRTLLHSFGAREVIEAEDGAAGLEAFMQHVPDIVITDWAMPIFDGLELTRMIRQPGANANPFVPIIMVTGHSEKKHVMAARDAGVTEFLAKPLSAKALYERILNVVINPRPFVRTKTYFGPDRRRGVVSNYTGPERRKGEKADIIEQHSLYDKANISS
- a CDS encoding NAD kinase, with amino-acid sequence MSPARRYDKIAFVASQSPEAVEAHAHLVNRYGNCEPAQADVIVALGGDGLMLQTLRSLMRSGKPIYGMHRGTVGFLMNEFQLDGLPERLAAAEPTVIHPLVMLARDNDGASVEHYAINEVSIFRQTYQAARLRILIDGKERLPELVADGVMVATPAGSTAYNLSVQGPIIPIKAPLLALTPISPFRPRRWHGALLPDTARVAVDVLDPVKRPVAAVADHAEMRDVVRVEISMDHAISMHMLFDPGHSLDERILREQFGY
- the cutA gene encoding divalent-cation tolerance protein CutA; this translates as MERVVLVYTTYPSLVEAEKAGRDVVEQRLAACVNILPGMVSHYWWEGKIERGQEAVMIVKTRASFSDRVRRALKASHPNKTPAIMVIPTEMVEDTYLRWIMQETDRAALA
- a CDS encoding Hpt domain-containing protein translates to MTNDNNDRHYNDRPGVLTFADHEIIKPVNTLAKAIARVSLPDDDPVARAEAAMEQLSSEFADWMVKECDRLDAARASIRQHGFNKATTAELFHSAHDLKGDAATFGYPLTTPVANSLCMLLEHSPKHDRIPLLLIDQHVDAVRAIVREYGRPDIEQVAGALTMRLTEVAQDFLIRENRHRPGYLDGLFDAPRAAVGD